The nucleotide sequence ACCGATGGGACAAACAGACAGCAATGGCCTGTTGCTACTGCCTGACTTGAACTCCTTTACCGACAATAAAATTTCCATTGATCCCGGCGACGTGCCTCTCGACGCAGATCTTGCGAGCATCGATTATACAGTAAAGCCGATGGATCATACTGGCGTGGTGATACCATTCCGCATAAAAACAACCATGTCAGCACTCATCCACTTTGTGACCCCAAATGGCGTGCCTTTATCATTGGGAAGCTCAGTACAGCTCACGCCCCCCTCGCCTATTGGCTATGATGGGAGCGCCTATTTGACGGGGCTAAAACCTGGAAACAACAGGGTCAAAATTCTGCTTTCAAATGGCCAAAAGTGCTACGCTTCCTTTAATTATGCTTTTTTACCTGCTACTATTCCCACGATTGGTCCTATCCCGTGCATACAACAGTGATATCATGATAAAATTACGATATCTTAAAGCAGTTCCATTGATCCTGTTTGCTGTTCTTGTACTGTTTCCAAAATCATCGATGGCTCAATGTATAGTATCAGTCAGCAATTTGAATTTTGGAGTTTATAATCCATACTCTCCGACCCCGGCAACTACATCATCCAATATTAATGTCACATCATGCCCTATATTATTCGGATCCTATAGCATCAGCCTCAATACAGGTCAGAATGCAGGCGGATCGTATTATAATAGATCAATGAGATATAATTCACAATGGCTTAAATATCAAATATATACTTCAAATGACCATTCAAATATATGGGGCAATAATAGTCAAGGAACAGTTATGCAATATGGATATTGTTATTTTTTTTCTTGTAATAATTCTTTTACCATGTATGGTGTTATTCCACGTTACCAAAATATATCTCCAGGATTCTATGCTGATACCGTCGTCGTTACGATAACTTATTGATTTTTTTAAAATTGGACGTTTACAGGATATATATCCTTGGTAATTAGGATCCCCTTTATATCTCAGGCCACTGTTATTCTGGTGGCAAGCATTTTCGGCTTGGGATATAGCCTGAGCGCAGCCCTAATTGCTCTCCGACTGGAAAACAGCGGGGCGAGTAGCCTAAGCATCGGCCTAAATGCTGCTATGCATGCCGTTGGTGTGCTGATCACTGCCATACTTCTTCCCCGCTTCAGTGTTCGGTTCGGTATGCGCTTTCTGCTGCTGCTTTCCCTTCTGGCGACGAC is from Granulibacter bethesdensis and encodes:
- a CDS encoding spore coat U domain-containing protein, with the translated sequence MAQCIVSVSNLNFGVYNPYSPTPATTSSNINVTSCPILFGSYSISLNTGQNAGGSYYNRSMRYNSQWLKYQIYTSNDHSNIWGNNSQGTVMQYGYCYFFSCNNSFTMYGVIPRYQNISPGFYADTVVVTITY